A stretch of Estrella lausannensis DNA encodes these proteins:
- a CDS encoding protein kinase domain-containing protein: MRSTGKGLNLLLLLGALLGIVLCEAEEWQRIPFFVSDYFIRNGLNNWNLSEESLRTKQSARQLSRKKEGLLLHLTRRELEGILQPREGLSLVPSQVNVLLENGKTRAAQSVDLPSRQSLQVRTETAVSNIMKVSAKYSLRKHQVMQAVRFIEEEFCLSVSSGNYYCPKEVTGLMGGLEYDPATGYYFIHLDYLVGQGCCKIVTLSILYGVKFPEMVAMTVPREGIAMNEEVAILRRVQSVDGVLRLISDPMGGRHKMITTLYEGGTLAEAGRKIHLSAREIALFAKDLLGVLKGVHQSGVVHLDIHPGNLLLEKREGEQRRLILIDWGIARVINENNSYDVQSDLYSAAVVFCSLLNPTIPLGIFQQKLAMFKKLGEQVGEAMPSGSLLLGEISHELTERKSWLDEAYALRSLSFEEGFERILLHMLHPVQGECHDALYWSLALESLWGDVPALK, from the coding sequence ATGCGTTCAACTGGTAAGGGATTAAACCTATTATTGCTGCTCGGTGCTCTCTTAGGAATCGTTTTATGCGAGGCGGAAGAGTGGCAAAGGATCCCCTTTTTCGTTAGCGACTATTTTATCAGAAACGGGCTGAATAACTGGAATCTTAGCGAAGAGTCGCTTAGGACAAAACAAAGCGCCAGGCAGCTATCCAGGAAGAAGGAAGGCCTTCTCCTTCACCTCACACGGCGTGAGCTGGAAGGCATATTACAGCCCAGGGAAGGGCTCTCATTGGTTCCGAGTCAGGTCAATGTTTTGCTCGAGAATGGCAAGACAAGAGCGGCTCAGTCGGTCGATCTGCCTTCCAGACAAAGCCTCCAGGTGCGTACAGAGACTGCTGTAAGCAACATCATGAAGGTGTCTGCCAAGTACTCCCTGCGAAAGCATCAGGTTATGCAGGCAGTGCGGTTTATTGAAGAGGAGTTTTGTCTTTCCGTCTCTTCAGGCAATTATTATTGTCCTAAGGAAGTGACTGGACTGATGGGAGGTCTCGAGTATGATCCTGCTACAGGCTACTATTTTATTCATTTAGACTATCTCGTGGGGCAGGGGTGTTGTAAAATTGTCACTCTCTCCATCCTTTATGGTGTCAAATTTCCTGAGATGGTGGCAATGACTGTTCCAAGAGAAGGAATAGCGATGAATGAAGAGGTTGCGATCTTGAGACGCGTCCAGTCCGTCGACGGAGTATTGCGCCTGATTAGCGATCCAATGGGCGGCCGGCATAAAATGATCACGACTTTGTACGAAGGGGGGACCCTCGCGGAGGCGGGCAGAAAAATACATCTCTCCGCTAGGGAGATAGCGCTTTTTGCCAAGGACTTATTAGGGGTGCTTAAGGGGGTGCATCAAAGTGGAGTGGTGCATCTGGATATCCACCCCGGCAATCTGCTGCTAGAAAAAAGAGAGGGCGAGCAGCGGAGGCTCATCTTGATCGACTGGGGAATAGCTAGAGTGATTAACGAGAATAACTCCTACGACGTACAGTCAGATCTCTATTCAGCGGCAGTTGTGTTCTGTAGTCTTTTAAACCCTACGATACCCCTCGGAATTTTTCAGCAGAAGCTTGCCATGTTCAAGAAACTGGGCGAGCAAGTCGGTGAGGCTATGCCTTCAGGTAGCTTGCTTTTGGGAGAAATCTCCCATGAGCTGACTGAGAGAAAGTCTTGGCTGGATGAAGCTTATGCTCTCCGATCCCTCTCGTTTGAAGAGGGATTTGAAAGGATCCTTTTGCACATGCTCCATCCTGTGCAAGGAGAGTGCCATGACGCCTTGTATTGGAGCCTTGCGCTAGAGTCTCTTTGGGGAGATGTACCAGCACTGAAATAG
- a CDS encoding SDR family oxidoreductase, protein MPKILLSLLISVLSFDLAAKEVVLVTGASRGIGHAIAEYLAEEGYRVYAGVRKASPTHLAEAALQKHSSNYFPIELDVQDENSVAKAIEHVFMKEGRLDVLVNNAGIMVYGSLENVTVEEVEKVFDVNFLGPIRMAQAVLPIMRGQKSGKIIQISSRSGFRPLPSLSVYAASKFALEGLSETMAATLAPWNIHVSLVEPGPVNTDLDFLSPYGSRLARDNDPFYPMFEGAGLLDPVSPIVQQPMEIARLVMEIIESEKPHLRYQTTPLIERQAASRFVDPTGDSSLAEWKNAFNW, encoded by the coding sequence ATGCCCAAAATTCTGCTAAGTCTCTTAATTTCCGTCCTGTCGTTCGATCTCGCTGCAAAAGAGGTTGTTTTAGTTACCGGCGCCTCTAGAGGAATCGGGCATGCCATCGCCGAATATCTAGCTGAAGAGGGTTATAGGGTTTATGCGGGCGTGCGCAAAGCTTCGCCCACCCATTTGGCAGAAGCAGCCCTGCAAAAGCATTCGTCGAACTATTTCCCCATCGAACTTGACGTACAGGATGAAAATAGCGTCGCAAAGGCTATAGAACACGTTTTTATGAAAGAAGGTCGGCTCGACGTATTGGTTAACAATGCCGGGATTATGGTCTACGGTTCATTGGAGAACGTTACCGTCGAAGAGGTGGAAAAGGTCTTCGATGTTAATTTCTTGGGTCCTATCCGCATGGCGCAGGCAGTTCTCCCGATCATGCGAGGGCAGAAAAGTGGGAAAATCATCCAGATCAGCTCGCGTAGCGGTTTCCGCCCGCTCCCGTCACTGAGTGTCTACGCTGCTTCAAAATTTGCCTTAGAGGGTCTTTCAGAGACGATGGCGGCAACGCTGGCACCTTGGAATATTCATGTCTCTCTTGTAGAGCCGGGCCCGGTCAATACCGACTTGGACTTCCTCTCGCCCTACGGGTCGCGTCTTGCAAGGGACAACGATCCTTTTTACCCCATGTTTGAAGGGGCTGGGCTTTTAGATCCTGTTTCTCCCATCGTCCAGCAGCCAATGGAAATCGCACGTCTTGTGATGGAGATCATTGAGTCTGAAAAGCCGCACCTGCGCTATCAAACAACTCCTTTGATTGAAAGACAAGCCGCTTCAAGGTTTGTCGATCCCACTGGCGACAGCTCTTTGGCTGAATGGAAGAATGCGTTCAACTGGTAA
- a CDS encoding glycosyltransferase family 9 protein, translating to MEGRKRYLIVKTSSLGDIVQAFDAAYYLKARAPGASIHWVVEERFADVLRACPIIDRVIAFDSKKWRKNIFCRTNRAEVRAFLEQLTHESYDALFDLQGNIKSGLITFFCKTKYKVGFGKKSVPERVNTFFTNFHTDPPQGQNVREDMLSLIKSYFNDKRPFSLQGLSLKVSKAEVDRIEEMLKTLPADGPRLLVSPFSNWKNKEADSKELIAFLRKIQGQFAFNFLFLQGNEEERLRALEMSFQFPGASILVDRLSPEALQYLFRRVEAVISMDSFPLHLAGTTETPVFSLFGPSHGFKYAPRGANKTFIQGPCPYNEKFVKRCPKLRTCKTGDCIKKLKGDFLASKFSNWWQGIHS from the coding sequence ATGGAAGGAAGAAAGAGGTATCTGATCGTCAAGACATCATCCCTCGGCGATATCGTCCAGGCGTTTGATGCAGCCTACTACCTCAAGGCAAGAGCCCCCGGTGCATCCATTCATTGGGTTGTGGAGGAGCGTTTTGCCGATGTGCTCCGCGCTTGTCCCATCATCGACCGGGTGATCGCTTTCGACTCCAAAAAGTGGCGCAAAAATATCTTTTGCCGGACAAACCGCGCCGAAGTCAGGGCTTTTTTAGAGCAGTTAACCCATGAGAGCTATGATGCCCTCTTCGATTTGCAGGGCAATATCAAGTCAGGCCTGATTACCTTCTTTTGCAAGACCAAATACAAAGTCGGGTTTGGCAAAAAGAGCGTTCCTGAGAGGGTGAATACTTTTTTTACCAATTTCCACACCGACCCGCCTCAGGGACAGAATGTGCGTGAGGATATGTTGTCGCTCATCAAAAGCTACTTTAATGACAAAAGACCCTTCTCCCTTCAGGGGTTGTCCCTCAAAGTGTCTAAAGCCGAGGTTGATAGGATCGAAGAGATGCTGAAGACGCTTCCCGCAGACGGCCCGCGCCTTTTAGTCTCTCCCTTTTCGAACTGGAAAAACAAGGAAGCCGATAGCAAAGAGTTGATCGCCTTCCTTCGTAAAATTCAGGGTCAATTTGCCTTTAATTTTCTTTTCCTTCAGGGCAACGAGGAGGAGCGCCTCAGAGCACTGGAGATGTCGTTTCAATTTCCTGGGGCATCAATCCTTGTGGATCGTTTAAGTCCGGAAGCGCTTCAATATCTATTCAGGAGAGTGGAGGCGGTGATCTCCATGGACTCGTTTCCTCTTCACCTTGCCGGAACGACGGAGACTCCCGTATTCTCGCTCTTCGGCCCGTCGCACGGGTTCAAATACGCCCCCCGCGGCGCCAATAAGACGTTTATTCAGGGCCCATGTCCTTATAATGAAAAGTTCGTCAAACGGTGTCCTAAGCTCAGAACTTGCAAGACCGGCGATTGCATCAAAAAATTGAAGGGAGACTTCCTGGCTTCCAAGTTCTCCAATTGGTGGCAGGGGATTCATTCCTGA
- a CDS encoding RluA family pseudouridine synthase: protein MESLKVSEQQLPATLQNYLQKHFQGAFSVREIKAALELNRCTVNGEVERFGSRKLASGDTVTIIPFKKDDVSPIRHQFDSNRVLYEDAQLIAYDKPAGLSSIDHGLFELIKEVKGDLYPLHRLDKDTTGVLLFAKTKAAEELLLDAFRKRRIRKRYLALVRGTLKKERGTVSSNLGKVSSYHGQTIMGSVSKGKGQHAETAWQVLKVGKGVSLLLLEPKTGRTHQIRSHMASLGHPLIGDVQYGWKRPEGLCPKRFLLHARSVSFLMEEGAPPIHIKSPIPQDFANALNTFFGKVWKEERGI, encoded by the coding sequence ATGGAATCGTTGAAAGTGTCCGAGCAGCAGTTGCCCGCAACGCTGCAGAACTACTTGCAAAAGCACTTTCAGGGTGCTTTCAGCGTCCGTGAAATCAAAGCCGCCTTAGAGCTCAATCGCTGTACAGTCAATGGCGAAGTCGAGAGGTTTGGTTCGAGAAAGCTTGCCAGCGGGGACACCGTTACCATCATCCCTTTCAAAAAAGATGATGTCTCACCGATACGCCATCAGTTTGATTCTAACCGCGTCCTTTATGAAGACGCGCAGCTTATCGCCTATGATAAGCCGGCAGGCCTTTCTTCGATAGATCATGGTCTTTTTGAGCTGATCAAAGAGGTGAAGGGCGACCTCTACCCCCTGCATCGTCTGGATAAGGACACGACCGGAGTTTTACTCTTTGCCAAGACAAAAGCTGCTGAAGAGCTTCTATTGGATGCATTTCGTAAAAGACGCATCCGCAAGCGCTATCTGGCTCTTGTACGAGGCACTCTTAAGAAAGAGCGGGGGACAGTCTCCTCCAATCTCGGTAAAGTTAGCTCCTACCATGGGCAGACAATCATGGGATCTGTTTCAAAAGGAAAAGGCCAGCATGCCGAAACGGCCTGGCAGGTGCTTAAAGTGGGAAAAGGGGTCTCTTTGCTGCTGCTGGAGCCAAAAACGGGCAGGACCCACCAGATCAGAAGCCATATGGCCTCCCTTGGCCATCCGCTGATCGGAGACGTCCAGTATGGATGGAAAAGGCCGGAGGGGCTATGCCCTAAGCGCTTTTTGCTGCACGCCAGGTCTGTAAGTTTCCTGATGGAGGAAGGGGCCCCGCCAATCCATATCAAATCCCCAATCCCTCAAGATTTCGCAAATGCCCTCAATACATTTTTTGGAAAAGTATGGAAGGAAGAAAGAGGTATCTGA
- the pheS gene encoding phenylalanine--tRNA ligase subunit alpha — translation MLESIKEIELKFHQDISHAATTQDLEAIKVKYLGKKGPLQDLMKELKDVSQEHRPAMGKLINDLKGQLEKTLSEAIDNLIEIEEDRALKAEAIDVTLPGRAKTLGRRHVISHALEEILDILISMGFSVEGGPEIDTDYYNFEALNFPPEHPARDLQDTFYISSDVLLRTHTSNIQARVMEKRKPPIRIIAPGKCYRNESVTARSHVFFHQVEAIYIDKNVSFSDLIATLELFIQRLFHKEIKMRFRPSYFPFVEPGLELDIHCLACNGAGCPICKHTGWLEIAGAGMVHPEVLINGGIDPEEYSGFAWGMGIERLVMLKYGIRDIRIFSENDQRFLNQYSSL, via the coding sequence GTGCTGGAATCGATCAAAGAGATAGAACTGAAATTTCACCAGGACATCAGCCACGCGGCAACTACTCAGGACCTGGAAGCTATCAAAGTTAAGTACCTGGGGAAGAAAGGACCGCTTCAAGATCTGATGAAAGAGCTGAAGGATGTCTCGCAAGAGCACAGGCCTGCCATGGGCAAGCTCATCAACGATCTCAAAGGTCAGCTTGAGAAAACTCTGAGCGAAGCTATAGACAATCTAATTGAGATTGAAGAGGATAGAGCGCTGAAGGCGGAAGCGATCGATGTCACGTTGCCCGGAAGGGCTAAAACACTCGGCAGACGCCACGTCATCTCGCATGCCCTTGAAGAAATTTTAGACATCTTGATCTCCATGGGATTTTCTGTCGAAGGCGGCCCGGAGATTGACACCGACTATTACAATTTTGAAGCTTTGAACTTTCCGCCGGAACATCCTGCGAGGGATCTGCAGGATACATTTTATATATCCTCCGACGTTCTCTTAAGAACCCACACGAGCAATATCCAGGCACGGGTCATGGAGAAGAGAAAGCCGCCCATCCGCATTATCGCGCCAGGGAAATGCTACCGCAACGAATCCGTCACCGCAAGGTCCCACGTCTTTTTCCATCAGGTTGAAGCGATTTACATCGACAAAAATGTCTCCTTCAGTGACCTGATCGCCACTTTAGAGCTTTTTATTCAGCGCCTCTTTCACAAAGAGATCAAAATGCGCTTCCGCCCAAGCTACTTCCCGTTTGTGGAACCAGGCTTGGAGCTCGATATTCACTGCCTTGCCTGCAATGGAGCGGGATGCCCCATCTGCAAGCACACCGGATGGCTTGAAATTGCAGGCGCCGGAATGGTACATCCCGAGGTGCTCATCAATGGGGGAATCGACCCTGAAGAGTACAGCGGTTTTGCCTGGGGTATGGGTATTGAGCGGCTTGTTATGCTGAAATACGGCATTCGCGATATCCGAATTTTTTCTGAAAACGACCAGCGCTTTTTAAACCAGTATTCGTCCCTTTGA